The following proteins are co-located in the Penaeus vannamei isolate JL-2024 chromosome 34, ASM4276789v1, whole genome shotgun sequence genome:
- the LOC138859244 gene encoding serine/arginine-rich splicing factor 4-like, which produces MGIAKVFCLKSICNFLTESLVLNQPLSDNRDSLPEQGVTARTPYRLKEVKRRGRRGGQAQGSQRRSSVGVAEEVKHRGRRRGQTQGSQKRSSAGVAEEVKRRGRRGGQAQGSQKRSNAGVAEEVKRRGRRGGQAQGSQKRSSAGIAEEVKRRGRRRGQAQGSQKRSSAGVAEEVKRRDRKLSAGESQGRRRGQAQGSQKRSSAGVAEEVKRRDRRRGQAQGSQRRSSAGVAEEVKRRGRRRGQAQGSQKRSSTRGRRGEVKRAGVAEEVKRRDRRGGQAQGSQKRSSAGVAEEVKRRGRRRGQAQGSQKRSSAGVAEEVKPRGQRVGQAQGSQRRSSAGVAEEVKHRGRRRGQSGVAEEVKRRGRRRGQAQGSQRRSIRGHRRGQRRGTSDKSRIIWELPLSVPEFPQKTYTKQRVISIPGSYHTGLCSWSYIREQSEDKLKWMQRRGTRYIFIT; this is translated from the exons ATGGGCATTGCAAAAGTATTTTGTCTAAAAAGTATTTGCAATTTTCTGACAGAATCTCTGGTATTAAATCAGCCACTTTCGGACAATCGAGAtag CTTACCTGAGCAAGGTGTCACGGCAAGAACGCCATATCGCCTGAAGGAGGTCAAGCGCAGGGGTCGCAGAGGAGGTCAAGCACAGGGGTCGCAGAGGAGGTCAAGCGTAGGGGTTGCAGAAGAGGTCAAGCACAGGGGTCGCAGAAGAGGTCAAACGCAGGGGTCGCAGAAGAGGTCAAGCGCAGGGGTCGCAGAGGAGGTCAAGCGCAGGGGTCGCAGAGGAGGTCAAGCGCAGGGGTCGCAGAAGAGGTCAAACGCAGGGGTCGCAGAGGAGGTCAAGCGCAGGGGTCGCAGAGGAGGTCAAGCGCAGGGGTCGCAGAAGAGGTCAAGCGCAGGGATCGCAGAGGAGGTCAAGCGCAGGGGTCGCAGAAGAGGTCAAGCGCAGGGGTCGCAGAAGAGGTCAAGCGCAGGGGTCGCAGAAGAGGTCAAGCGCAGGGATCGCAAACTCAGCGCAGGGGAATCGCAGGGTCGCAGAAGAGGTCAAGCGCAGGGGTCGCAGAAGAGGTCAAGCGCAGGGGTCGCAGAAGAGGTCAAGCGCAGGGATCGCAGAAGAGGTCAAGCGCAGGGGTCGCAGAGGAGGTCAAGCGCAGGGGTCGCAGAAGAGGTCAAGCGCAGGGGTCGCAGAAGAGGTCAAGCGCAGGGGTCGCAGAAGAGGTCAAGCACCAGGGGTCGCAGAGGAGAGGTCAAGCGCGCAGGGGTCGCAGAAGAGGTCAAGCGCAGGGATCGCAGAGGAGGTCAAGCGCAGGGGTCGCAGAAGAGGTCAAGCGCAGGGGTCGCAGAAGAGGTCAAGCGCAGGGGTCGCAGAAGAGGTCAAGCGCAGGGGTCGCAGAAGAGGTCAAGCGCAGGGGTCGCAGAAGAGGTCAAGCCAAGGGGTCAGAGAGTAGGTCAAGCGCAGGGGTCGCAGAGGAGGTCAAGCGCAGGGGTCGCAGAAGAGGTCAAGCACAGGGGTCGCAGAAGAGGTCAATCAGGGGTCGCAGAAGAGGTCAAGCGCAGGGGTCGCAGAAGAGGTCAAGCGCAGGGGTCGCAGAGGAGGTCAATCAGGGGTCACAGACGAGGTCAGCGCCGCGGCACGAGTG ATAAATCTAGAATCATCTGGGAACTGCCTTTGAGCGTTcc GGAATTCCCCCAGAAGACATACACAAAGCAAAGGGTTATCTCGATTCCAGGAAGCTATCACACGGGGCTTTGTTCATGGAGTTACATCCGGGAGCAAAGTGAGGATAAGCTAAAG TGGATGCAGAGGCGTGGCACACGTTATATTTTTATAACATGA